Proteins encoded within one genomic window of Thunnus albacares chromosome 13, fThuAlb1.1, whole genome shotgun sequence:
- the pom121 gene encoding nuclear envelope pore membrane protein POM 121, which translates to MRVLRRRAAAMSPREKHLALLSVLGVVSLALYYSPTFLYATLILAVCCIVCYYNSGEPLPARLGLNPRAGLNVPAALRPWLWDWWVTDVSVTARGRAKSSSNKAGLRESEGHFRPRPADTGIYRRDALATDSFLFSPRDFLMGSYIGKPESPTADFGRPRAGRNPREQLREKLSRPNHAVYTPNRRLSFAGEPVGTAGRFTITPQRHYPLQQPGVSSVGVLPPVKWDGFRKKSILSPRNSPAALSPVTVKIARPDHNSPSLDHLSCAGLPKAPADPCSRESVLKVLKESRKREVQDEDRNLTTEQKSKRRRNDSGGSAHSAFEPLLPNGTPSQLVPKPGSLKRGMTSVAEESIMKRSRTSSISSGSGVHAPRGTPGTRRNPIHSSYSSSLGLSQWKKPSAPSSPLSSPVSSRSQTPEGASKRPREDDGLSPSSASSVRSDQIASDKAPVTSKLTPVPKIPVTTSKESTGSGGKRKRKIQLVSSHPDNHISLPPPPELGYTITAKDLDEEKRAAISKIQKVLETPAPEPEKSVSPPASTSTQPALSTTSAPPTTTTTLSSLLAAPLPTASSSAIPVINLDPSPGSSVSTASAASNPLLEALKMKSSSTPASSTSAPSTTTVSAVTTLVQPSGLNLKTSTTVDAPQLPPASQSQASSSSVEQPSAFTQVLGQVSKPPSSTASAAGLFSLTSQTSTPTAFSASNPVTATTAPASSSESLSNTNPLLASGFKPIFSVTTASSSAVPPLESKPAVQNFKPIFGSTTAAAGGGFVQPPSLTTTNPSSTVSSTSTSSMFAASTSSTTVAPSVFTGLTNTPTGTASTSSTTTKQPAAESAVKSLFGNWPTPSTTSTSSAPAQASAAAGTFQFGAATTTAAAAAPLTAPTTTSSNGTFTFGATQPDPQAANQKVFPFGQAPPSQSTTTASFGVFAMANTASTTAPPTTQSTFNFGKPSFEAPATQSTFSSTAAPPKPFTFGGGGVTSTPASNPAPAPFNFGAPASTTASSFGTPAKPTFGAGSTGFGFGGTTAPSAAPSAAPLAPPSFGAATQTQSSSSASFAFGGAAPQQAPPGPAQPASTGFNFGAGMPRPQFGTPVSNNPAPQMGGFNFGAAATDKPAFGTSTPSFGQSAAGPIPFGSPGTPVQGFNAVPFGSPATPSFSIGAGSKPSGARQRLQARRQHNRKK; encoded by the exons ATGAGAGTCCTCCGGCGGCGCGCTGCCGCCATGTCACCTAGGGAGAAACATTTAGCGCTTCTTTCTGTCCTAGGCGTAGTTAGTCTTGCTCTCTATTATAGTCCCACTTTTCTCTACGCGACCTTAATTCTTGCAGTTtgttgtattgtgtgttacTATAACAGCGGAGAACCGCTTCCCGCCAGGTTAGGCCTAAATCCGCGGGCTGGCCTGAACGTTCCAGCCGCGCTCCGGCCCTGGTTGTGGGATTGGTGGGTGACCGACGTGTCGGTGACCGCACGGGGTAGAGCGAAGAGTAGCAGCAACAAAGCCGGGCTTCGGGAGTCTGAGGGACACTTCAGACCAAGACCTGCTGATACTGGGATTTATCGGAGGGACGCTTTGGCTACTGACTCGTTTCTTTTCAGCCCTCGGGATTTCCTCATGGGGAGTTACATCGGGAAACCTGAAAGCCCAACCGCTGACTTTGGGAGGCCGAGAGCGGGGAGAAACCCCCGGGAGCAGCTGCGGGAAAAACTGTCCAGACCCAACCATGCTGTCTATACCCCAAACAGGAGGCTGTCATTTGCTGG gGAGCCAGTGGGGACAGCGGGGAGGTTCACGATCACCCCCCAGCGTCACTACCCCCTGCAGCAGCCGGGCGTCTCCTCGGTGGGAGTCCTGCCTCCTGTCAAATGGGACGGCTTCAGGAAGAAAAGCATCCTCAGCCCTCGAAACTCCCCGGCTGCCCTCAGTCCAGTCACTGTGAAGATCGCCAGGCCTGACCACAACTCCCCAAG tttgGACCATCTGAGTTGTGCAGGGCTCCCCAAGGCCCCCGCTGACCCTTGCTCCAGAGAAAGTGTCCTCAAGGTGTTGAAGGAAAGCCGCAAGAGAGAAGTGCAGGATGAGGACAGAAACTTAACGACTgaacagaaaagcaaaagaag GCGTAACGACAGCGGTGGAAGCGCACACTCTGCTTTTGAGCCTCTTTTGCCCAATGGAACACCGTCACAACTGGTCCCCAA GCCAGGAAGCCTGAAAAGAGGGATGACGTCTGTGGCGGAAGAGTCCATCATGAAGAGGTCTCGTACCTCGTCCATCAGCTCTGGTAGTGGAGTCCATGCCCCTAGAGGAACCCCAGGCACCAGGAGAAACCCTATTCACAGCTCCTACAGCTCTTCACTAGGCCTCAGCCAG TGGAAGAAACCGTCGGCGCCCAGCTCTCCTCTGTCCAGCCCCGTATCTTCTCGCTCTCAGACACCAGAGGGAGCCTCGAAAAGACCCAG AGAGGACGACGGACTGTCTCCTAGCTCTGCATCCTCAGTGAGATCAGACCAGATAGCCTCCGACAAGGCACCTGTTACTT CCAAACTGACTCCAGTCCCCAAGATCCCAGTCACTACCTCAAAAGAATCTACTGGTAGTGGTGGGAAGAGAAAACGGAAGATCCAGCTGGTGTCCAGCCACCCGGACAACCACATCTCTCTG CCTCCGCCTCCAGAGCTGGGCTACACCATCACTGCAAAAGACCTAGATGAAGAGAAAAGGGCTGCCATCAGCAAGATCCAGAAGGTCCTGGAGACACCTG ctccagAGCCGGAGAAATCTGTCTCTCCCCCAGCCTCAACTTCCACCCAGCCTGCCTTGTCAACCACCTCtgccccccccaccaccaccaccaccctgaGTAGCCTTCTGGCAGCTCCTCTGCCGACAGCGTCCAGCTCTGCCATCCCAGTCATCAACCTGGATCCAAGCCCAGGCAGCAGTGTCAGCACAGCATCTGCAGCCTCTAACCCGCTGCTGGAGGCTCTGAAGATGAAGAGCAGCAGCACTCCTGCTAGCTCCACATCTGCTCCCAGCACAACTACAG TGTCTGCAGTAACCACACTGGTGCAACCCAGTGGCTTAAACCTGAAGACGTCGACTACAGTGGATGCCCCACAGCTCCCTCCTGCCTCCCAGTCTCAGGCCTCCTCTTCTAGTGTGGAGCAGCCCTCTGCCTTTACTCAGGTGCTGGGCCAAGTCTCCAAGCCTCCCAGTAGCACCGCGTCTGCAGCAGGCCTGTTTAGTCTGACCAGCCAGACCAGCACTCCCACTGCTTTTTCAGCGTCTAACCCGGTCACTGCTACTACTGCTCCAGCCAGCAGCTCAGAGTCACTCAGTAACACCAACCCTCTGCTGGCTTCAGGGTTCAAGCCCATCTTCTCTGTCACCACCGCGTCGTCCTCAGCTGTACCACCCCTAGAGAGCAAACCTGCTGTCCAAAACTTCAAGCCCATCTTTGGAAGTAccacagctgcagcaggtggCGGCTTTGTGCAGCCTCCATCCCTCACAACCACCAACCCGTCATCTACAGTTTCCTCAACTAGTACATCCTCAATGTTTGCTGCGTCAACAAGCAGCACCACAGTTGCACCATCAGTTTTCACTGGCTTGACCAACACCCCCACTGGAACAGCCTCCACCAGCTCCACCACCACCAAGCAGCCCGCAGCCGAGTCGGCAGTAAAATCCCTTTTCGGAAACTGGCCTACGCCATCAACGACAAGTACGAGCTCAGCCCCAGCGCAAGCCTCTGCTGCAGCGGGCACGTTTCAGTTTGGAGCTGCTACCaccaccgctgcagctgcagctcccCTCACCGCTCCTACCACCACCTCCAGCAACGGCACCTTCACCTTTGGTGCTACACAGCCGGACCCTCAAGCCGCCAACCAGAAGGTTTTCCCCTTCGGCCAGGCGCCACCCAGCCAGAGCACAACCACTGCTTCATTTGGAGTTTTTGCTATGGCCAACACAGCCTCCACCACTGCTCCCCCCACCACCCAGTCCACGTTCAATTTTGGAAAGCCGTCGTTTGAAGCGCCGGCAACGCAGTCGACCTTCAGCTCCACGGCAGCACCGCCAAAACCGTTCACCTTTGGAGGCGGTGGAGTAACATCCACGCCTGCCTCTAACCCTGCCCCGGCCCCTTTCAATTTCGGGGCACCTGCTTCCACCACAGCTTCCAGCTTTGGGACCCCAGCTAAACCAACATTTGGAGCCGGCTCgactggttttggttttggtggCACCACCGCTCCCTCGGCTGCTCCCTCAGCTGCTCCCTTAGCTCCTCCGAGCTTCGGTGCAGCAACCCAGACTCAGAGCTCCTCTTCAGCCTCTTTCGCGTTTGGCGGTGCTGCTCCTCAGCAAGCTCCCCCCGGCCCTGCTCAGCCAGCATCCACTGGATTTAACTTTGGTGCTGGTATGCCACGTCCCCAGTTCGGAACACCGGTCTCCAATAATCCTGCACCACAGATGGGAGGCTTCAACTTTGGGGCTGCTGCTACTGACAAACCAGCTTTTG GGACATCTACACCATCCTTCGGCCAGAGTGCTGCTGGTCCAATTCCCTTCGGAAGTCCTGGAACTCCGGTCCAAGGCTTCAACGCTGTTCCTTTCG GGTCTCCGGCGACTCCCTCCTTCTCTATCGGGGCCGGATCGAAGCCATCTGGAGCACGGCAGAGGCTGCAGGCGCGGAGGCAACACAACAGGAAGAAGTAA